A genomic region of Friedmanniella luteola contains the following coding sequences:
- a CDS encoding Kelch repeat-containing protein: MTRRAAAALVACVLLPGCGSVADALPAEAPVFPAGVGAWSRLPPSPLSARHEAAGASLGGRFYVVGGWSDPPCPPAASCAAPARPPHRDGAAFDPATGRWRAIAPAPTPVGGVLQMTVVGQRLYVLTGSLDRADSPVSFLSYDPGADAWSTLPAPQLADPQLVAAGTKIVAVGCSDEQEAAVDAVFDPVTERWRRLPDDPLGPSYGRSAAWLGDQLLLTASDLVPSPGADGPPLTRLAVLDDGLTDWTLLPDSDIVGGHPTWVADRVVFPMTGSEDGGTIGTWGRHHANGAILDPATGTWTSLPEPPEGRSALDGVIGSVGDRTLVGGQLLQPRTRTWTRVPAAPWGQGYRTSQTIVTGPDGVFVWGGSDEADNLAEGYLLPL; the protein is encoded by the coding sequence GTGACCAGGAGAGCTGCCGCCGCGCTCGTCGCCTGCGTCCTGCTGCCCGGCTGCGGGTCGGTCGCGGACGCGTTGCCCGCCGAGGCACCCGTCTTCCCGGCCGGGGTCGGCGCGTGGTCACGACTGCCGCCCAGCCCCCTGTCCGCTCGTCACGAGGCCGCCGGCGCCTCGCTGGGCGGCCGCTTCTACGTGGTGGGCGGCTGGTCGGACCCGCCGTGCCCGCCGGCCGCGAGCTGCGCGGCGCCGGCCCGGCCGCCCCACCGGGACGGCGCGGCCTTCGATCCGGCCACCGGCCGCTGGCGGGCGATCGCGCCGGCGCCCACCCCGGTGGGCGGGGTCCTCCAGATGACCGTCGTCGGGCAGCGGCTGTATGTGCTGACCGGCTCCCTCGACCGGGCCGACAGCCCCGTCAGCTTCCTCTCCTACGACCCCGGTGCCGACGCCTGGTCGACGCTGCCGGCACCGCAGCTGGCCGACCCCCAGCTGGTCGCGGCCGGGACGAAGATCGTCGCGGTGGGGTGCTCCGACGAGCAGGAGGCCGCCGTCGACGCGGTGTTCGACCCGGTGACCGAGCGCTGGCGGCGGCTGCCCGACGACCCGCTCGGCCCGAGCTACGGCCGCAGCGCCGCCTGGCTCGGTGACCAGCTCCTGCTGACCGCCTCCGACCTGGTGCCGAGCCCGGGCGCGGACGGCCCCCCGCTGACCCGGCTGGCTGTGCTCGACGACGGCCTCACCGACTGGACCCTGCTGCCCGACAGCGACATCGTCGGCGGGCACCCGACCTGGGTCGCGGACCGGGTCGTGTTCCCGATGACCGGGTCGGAGGACGGCGGGACGATCGGCACCTGGGGTCGCCACCACGCCAACGGCGCCATCCTCGACCCGGCCACCGGCACCTGGACGTCACTGCCGGAGCCCCCGGAGGGCCGCAGCGCCCTCGACGGGGTCATCGGCAGCGTCGGCGACCGGACCCTGGTCGGCGGCCAGCTGCTCCAACCCCGGACGCGGACCTGGACACGGGTGCCGGCGGCGCCCTGGGGCCAGGGGTACCGGACCAGCCAGACCATCGTCACCGGTCCGGACGGCGTCTTCGTCTGGGGTGGCTCCGACGAGGCGGACAACCTGGCAGAGGGCTACCTCCTACCGCTGTGA